One genomic region from Granulicatella adiacens ATCC 49175 encodes:
- the rimM gene encoding ribosome maturation factor RimM (Essential for efficient processing of 16S rRNA), which produces MTTFYKVGKIVNTQGLRGEVRVISTTDFAEERYKKGTELAIFKDGEFLTFVTVASHRRHKNFDLLTFEGMNRIEDVEKYKECLLKVAEEQLTELEDDEFYYHEIIGLEIVTDEGEVLGKVTEILSPGSNDVWVVKQKGKKELLIPFIEPVVYKVDKEEKKAYIHLLEGLID; this is translated from the coding sequence ATGACAACTTTTTATAAAGTAGGAAAAATCGTAAATACTCAAGGTCTTCGGGGAGAAGTACGAGTGATTTCGACGACCGATTTTGCTGAAGAACGTTATAAAAAAGGAACAGAACTAGCCATTTTTAAAGATGGGGAGTTTCTTACATTTGTCACGGTAGCAAGTCATCGTCGTCATAAAAATTTTGATTTGTTAACATTCGAAGGAATGAATCGTATCGAAGATGTTGAAAAATACAAAGAATGTCTCCTTAAGGTAGCCGAGGAGCAATTAACGGAATTGGAAGACGATGAATTTTATTACCATGAAATTATTGGACTCGAAATTGTAACGGATGAAGGCGAAGTGCTTGGGAAAGTGACTGAAATTCTTTCTCCTGGTTCAAACGATGTCTGGGTTGTAAAACAAAAAGGGAAGAAAGAACTGTTGATTCCATTTATTGAACCAGTCGTTTATAAAGTCGATAAAGAAGAAAAGAAAGCTTATATCCATCTATTGGAAGGGTTGATCGATTAA
- a CDS encoding KH domain-containing protein, whose product MPDISELVLSMVKPLVEFPEDVRIDISESDEFMEYTLHVNPEDIGRVIGKQGRVARAIRTITYSVRTRGPKRVRLSIEA is encoded by the coding sequence ATGCCTGATATTAGTGAATTAGTATTATCAATGGTTAAACCATTAGTAGAATTCCCTGAAGATGTTCGTATTGACATCTCTGAATCAGATGAATTCATGGAATATACTTTACACGTAAATCCTGAAGATATCGGTCGCGTGATCGGTAAACAAGGACGAGTGGCTCGTGCGATTCGTACGATTACTTATAGTGTTCGTACTCGTGGACCGAAACGTGTTCGTTTAAGTATTGAAGCCTAA
- a CDS encoding DUF1576 domain-containing protein yields MNRQYYYLFGLSVMLMILAFVIESPQSLVSGMMTILVSPSQLFTDYMEIASVGSTLLNVAIMLGISIYSYKKLEIPLNGTVIGSLGMLAGFSFFGKNLFNSIPFMIGVWIYTKVTKQNYRNYVIVGLFGSALGPLISFLAFSGVLPQGWSVLISYALGIFIGFILPQLSTQFLGFHQGFSLYNVGFTAGIIGMVVLGFMNAFGIEVETRTLTSTQSPLILYQLLIGFCVILIVTSFYLHFKKKEKYHYKLLLKLSGRLPSDFVEMTNMATVTLNMSIIGFILLGYVLMNGGQLNGPIVGSIIGVMSFGAFGNQVKNTVPVLVGIMIGSYLTGVEPTSTSALIAAIFGTTLAPVSGYYGPFAGMIAGFVHITLVSHVVVMHGGLNLYNNGFAGGFVAAVLVPIFEIFEGIRQEMKERKAEG; encoded by the coding sequence ATGAATCGACAATATTATTATTTATTCGGCCTGTCCGTAATGCTAATGATACTAGCATTTGTCATCGAATCACCACAGTCGTTAGTGAGTGGGATGATGACGATATTAGTATCGCCAAGTCAGTTGTTTACGGATTATATGGAAATTGCGTCTGTTGGAAGTACCTTGTTAAATGTTGCGATTATGCTTGGTATCAGTATTTATAGTTATAAAAAACTGGAAATTCCTCTAAACGGAACAGTGATTGGAAGTTTGGGCATGCTTGCTGGATTCTCATTTTTCGGGAAAAATCTTTTCAATAGCATCCCATTTATGATAGGGGTATGGATTTATACGAAGGTAACGAAGCAAAATTATCGAAATTATGTCATTGTTGGATTATTTGGATCTGCTTTAGGCCCATTAATCTCTTTCCTAGCATTTAGCGGAGTTCTACCACAAGGATGGAGTGTTCTAATCTCGTATGCTTTAGGAATATTTATTGGCTTCATCTTACCTCAACTATCCACACAGTTTCTTGGGTTCCATCAAGGGTTTAGCTTGTATAATGTCGGGTTTACTGCTGGAATTATTGGAATGGTAGTTCTAGGATTTATGAATGCATTTGGAATTGAAGTAGAGACTAGAACATTAACAAGTACACAGAGCCCACTGATTTTGTATCAACTGCTAATCGGATTTTGTGTGATTTTGATAGTAACAAGTTTCTATTTACACTTTAAAAAGAAAGAAAAATATCATTATAAGTTACTCTTGAAGCTTTCAGGGCGTTTGCCAAGTGATTTTGTTGAAATGACGAATATGGCAACAGTGACACTGAACATGAGTATTATAGGATTTATATTATTAGGATATGTCCTTATGAATGGTGGCCAATTAAATGGTCCAATTGTCGGAAGTATTATTGGTGTAATGAGCTTTGGAGCTTTTGGGAACCAAGTGAAAAATACGGTTCCAGTATTAGTGGGGATTATGATTGGTTCTTACTTGACGGGAGTAGAACCTACAAGTACGAGTGCCCTTATTGCAGCGATTTTCGGAACGACACTTGCTCCGGTTAGTGGTTATTATGGGCCGTTTGCGGGGATGATAGCAGGATTTGTTCATATTACACTAGTAAGCCATGTGGTTGTAATGCATGGTGGATTAAACCTCTATAACAATGGATTCGCTGGAGGATTCGTTGCAGCGGTTCTCGTACCAATTTTTGAAATTTTTGAAGGCATTCGTCAAGAGATGAAAGAAAGAAAGGCAGAGGGATAA
- the rpsP gene encoding 30S ribosomal protein S16, whose amino-acid sequence MAVKIRLKRMGSKKNPFYRVVVADSRSPRDGRFIETVGTYNPVANPAEVSINEELALKWLANGAQPSDTVRNLLSQQGIMKKFHESKFSK is encoded by the coding sequence ATGGCAGTTAAAATTCGTTTAAAACGTATGGGTTCTAAGAAAAATCCTTTCTACCGTGTAGTTGTAGCTGATTCACGTTCACCACGTGATGGTCGTTTCATCGAAACAGTTGGAACATACAACCCAGTAGCAAACCCAGCAGAAGTTTCAATCAATGAAGAATTAGCATTAAAATGGTTAGCTAACGGTGCGCAACCTTCTGATACAGTTCGTAACTTGTTATCACAACAAGGTATCATGAAGAAATTCCACGAATCAAAGTTTTCTAAGTAA